Proteins from a genomic interval of Polaribacter sejongensis:
- a CDS encoding (Fe-S)-binding protein: protein MNVPTMADMMAQGKQPEVLFWVGAAGSYDDRAKKISRAFVKILHQAKVDFAVLGTEESSTGDAAKRAGNEFLFQMQAMMNIEVLNGYEVKKIVTCDPHSFNTLKNEYPSLGGKYEVFHHTQFIQDLIAEGRLKIDDTTLKGKRVTFHDPCYLGRANDVYESPRELIKRLGVNLTEMKRNKSTALCCGAGGAQMFKDAEKGDKEINVLRTEDALETKPNIIATGCPYCNTMMTDGIKFKEKEAEVVVKDIAELIAEANNL from the coding sequence ATGAACGTACCAACAATGGCAGATATGATGGCTCAAGGAAAGCAACCAGAAGTGTTGTTTTGGGTTGGCGCAGCAGGAAGTTATGATGATAGAGCAAAAAAAATATCGAGAGCATTTGTAAAAATATTACATCAGGCTAAGGTAGATTTTGCTGTTTTAGGAACGGAAGAATCCTCTACTGGAGATGCCGCAAAAAGAGCAGGAAATGAGTTCTTGTTTCAAATGCAAGCAATGATGAATATTGAAGTGCTAAATGGTTACGAAGTGAAAAAGATTGTTACTTGCGATCCGCATTCATTTAATACTTTAAAAAATGAATATCCTTCTTTAGGAGGAAAATATGAGGTTTTTCATCACACACAATTCATACAAGACTTAATAGCAGAAGGTCGTTTAAAAATTGATGATACTACTTTAAAAGGTAAAAGAGTAACGTTTCACGATCCTTGTTATTTGGGTAGAGCCAATGATGTTTATGAGTCTCCTAGGGAACTTATAAAAAGGTTAGGTGTCAATTTAACAGAAATGAAACGCAATAAATCCACCGCTTTATGTTGTGGAGCAGGAGGAGCGCAAATGTTTAAAGATGCAGAAAAAGGGGATAAGGAGATTAATGTTTTAAGAACAGAAGATGCTTTAGAAACCAAGCCAAATATTATAGCAACTGGTTGCCCTTATTGTAATACCATGATGACAGACGGAATTAAATTTAAAGAAAAAGAAGCAGAAGTTGTTGTTAAAGATATTGCTGAGTTAATTGCAGAAGCTAATAATTTGTAG
- a CDS encoding MlaD family protein, translating into MSKELKTGIVAIVIIFIFIWGYNFLKGQNLFDGSTRYFKVEYTNIGGLTESSSVTINGLKVGKVIDIAFNKSNDKKGQLVVNFAIEKDFDFSKKSIVKIYSPSPLGGSNLAIIPNYEGEMAVSGDYLKGEIESSLFTSIGERLDPIQAKLETVMVRADSLFKNVNNILDTNTQNSLKNSVSSLEATLNEVNKMMSSVNGMIDATSSDLKASVKNTKTITENFAKVSDTLANADIGRIVKKAEHTLTSVNTILEGINSGKGTIGKLITDEAMYTNLENASKELEELLREMKLNPKRFVHFSLFGKKAKPYTPTEDDELDNEENN; encoded by the coding sequence ATGTCTAAAGAATTAAAAACAGGAATTGTAGCTATTGTTATTATATTCATATTTATATGGGGATATAATTTTTTAAAAGGTCAAAACTTGTTTGATGGAAGTACCCGTTACTTCAAAGTAGAATACACCAATATTGGTGGTTTAACGGAGTCTAGCTCAGTAACTATTAATGGGTTAAAAGTAGGTAAGGTTATAGATATTGCTTTTAATAAGTCAAATGATAAAAAAGGGCAATTAGTAGTTAATTTCGCTATTGAAAAAGATTTTGATTTCTCTAAAAAGAGTATTGTAAAAATATATTCTCCAAGCCCTTTAGGTGGTTCTAACTTAGCAATAATACCTAATTATGAAGGAGAAATGGCTGTTTCTGGAGATTATCTTAAAGGTGAAATTGAATCTAGTTTATTTACTTCTATTGGTGAGCGTTTAGATCCTATACAGGCAAAGTTAGAGACAGTAATGGTAAGAGCTGATTCATTGTTTAAAAATGTAAACAATATTTTAGATACAAACACACAGAATAGTCTAAAAAATTCGGTTTCTAGCTTAGAAGCTACTTTAAATGAAGTAAATAAGATGATGTCTTCTGTAAACGGAATGATAGATGCTACTTCTTCAGATTTAAAAGCAAGTGTAAAAAACACAAAAACAATTACAGAAAATTTTGCAAAAGTTTCAGATACGTTAGCAAATGCAGATATTGGCAGGATTGTGAAAAAAGCAGAACATACGCTTACTTCTGTTAATACAATATTAGAAGGTATCAATTCTGGTAAAGGTACTATTGGTAAATTAATTACTGATGAAGCGATGTACACAAATTTAGAAAACGCTTCTAAAGAACTAGAAGAATTGCTTAGAGAAATGAAGTTGAACCCTAAGCGATTTGTACACTTTTCATTATTTGGTAAAAAAGCAAAGCCTTATACACCTACTGAAGACGACGAATTAGACAACGAAGAAAACAACTAA
- a CDS encoding methylglyoxal synthase — MEIAIIAHDGKKAEMVQFLNEHKEVLLTKNIKLVSTGTTGSKAEKAGFVVTKFLSGPIGGDAQIAARVAEGKCNMVLFFRDPHAKHPHEPDIIMLLRICDVHNVPLATNPASADLLMKAIAI; from the coding sequence ATGGAAATAGCAATTATTGCACATGATGGCAAAAAAGCAGAAATGGTTCAGTTTTTAAATGAACATAAAGAAGTTTTGCTTACAAAAAATATAAAGTTAGTTTCTACAGGAACTACAGGTTCTAAAGCAGAAAAAGCGGGTTTTGTAGTTACAAAATTCTTATCTGGTCCTATTGGAGGCGATGCGCAAATTGCAGCAAGAGTTGCAGAAGGTAAATGCAATATGGTCTTATTTTTTAGAGATCCTCACGCAAAACACCCTCACGAACCAGATATTATAATGCTATTAAGAATTTGTGACGTACACAATGTTCCGTTAGCAACAAACCCTGCTTCTGCAGACTTGTTAATGAAGGCAATTGCTATTTAA
- a CDS encoding PH domain-containing protein produces MFENELVSNLPNITEIAFKPIHKNYLKVILFNVLLIFTAALLGIYLASYYNFLEGISPYVYLIYIAFIIVFIFTVLLLYFGFKKRKYAVRQKDISYKSGLFYKKITTVPFSRVQHIEVDESPFSRFFKLASLSVFTAGDSSDDLEIKGITKKEAIEIKEFISQKINE; encoded by the coding sequence ATGTTTGAAAACGAATTGGTTTCTAATTTACCAAATATTACCGAGATAGCCTTTAAACCGATTCATAAGAATTATTTAAAAGTCATTTTATTTAATGTATTATTAATTTTTACTGCTGCCTTATTAGGGATTTACTTAGCAAGTTATTATAATTTTCTTGAAGGAATTAGTCCTTATGTTTACCTTATCTATATCGCCTTTATAATTGTTTTTATTTTCACAGTACTTTTACTTTACTTCGGATTTAAAAAAAGAAAATACGCAGTTAGACAAAAAGATATTTCTTATAAAAGTGGTCTGTTCTACAAAAAAATAACAACAGTACCGTTTTCTAGAGTTCAGCATATAGAAGTAGATGAAAGTCCTTTTTCTAGGTTTTTTAAATTGGCTTCCTTAAGTGTTTTTACGGCAGGAGATAGTAGTGACGATTTAGAAATAAAAGGTATAACCAAAAAAGAAGCTATAGAAATAAAAGAATTTATCAGTCAAAAAATCAATGAATAA
- a CDS encoding PH domain-containing protein has product MNNTFDFSQFSKQSKKGILVIYLKLLYKVLKAFWVLLFLFIQKFSELNESTFFYIYLGLGFLFLFFLIRAFLIYENFQFKVQNNHFILKQGILNKTNTSISFDRIQNINFKQNIIQQIINVHEVNIETAGSNKTEISIKALSFQKAKALKSQLSSYNSNILKEESIKEKPFLKISLLELLKVSLTENHLQSLLIFLALLLGLYQQLEQLFSGIGKDYLLNEYIEKSGNSFHKSVFVFIVLFILLVFIAILSSFVRVFLFHFNLTVFIKDQNFEIYQGLLTKKSIILKKDKIQSITVSTNPIKKTLGISFITFKQAVSGKVSGKRKDKLIRIVGCRRTQVNKVKELLFNFSEVDHLEKKQVHVYLKKRMYFLSFILLLILNGALYLTFLDGLVFLGNVLLVPLFILFVSLIFNKRFYKISDDVLLVGSGFFDTHLTYLPFFKVQNIKMMQTFFQERNKVVDLVFQTASGEIKLPCIEKSQAIKIYNYTLFKVESSTDLWM; this is encoded by the coding sequence ATGAATAACACGTTTGATTTTAGCCAATTTTCTAAGCAATCTAAAAAAGGAATACTTGTAATTTATCTTAAGTTACTGTATAAAGTATTAAAAGCTTTTTGGGTTTTGCTGTTCTTATTTATTCAGAAGTTTTCTGAGCTTAACGAGAGTACATTTTTCTATATCTACTTAGGACTCGGGTTTTTGTTTTTATTTTTTCTGATTAGAGCTTTTTTGATTTATGAAAACTTTCAGTTTAAGGTTCAAAATAATCACTTTATCTTAAAACAAGGAATTTTAAACAAGACAAATACTTCCATTTCTTTTGATCGAATTCAGAATATTAATTTTAAGCAAAATATTATTCAGCAAATTATTAATGTTCATGAAGTTAATATAGAAACTGCTGGGTCTAATAAAACAGAAATTTCTATAAAGGCATTGTCTTTTCAAAAAGCAAAAGCACTTAAAAGTCAACTTTCATCTTATAATTCAAACATACTTAAAGAGGAAAGTATTAAAGAAAAGCCATTTTTAAAAATAAGTTTATTAGAATTGTTAAAGGTTAGTTTAACAGAAAATCACCTACAAAGTTTACTTATTTTTCTAGCATTATTATTAGGTCTTTATCAGCAGTTAGAGCAATTATTTAGCGGTATTGGAAAAGATTATTTGCTAAATGAATACATAGAGAAGAGTGGTAATTCGTTTCATAAAAGCGTATTTGTATTTATTGTGCTCTTTATTTTACTGGTTTTTATAGCTATTTTAAGTTCTTTTGTAAGAGTGTTTTTATTTCATTTTAATTTAACTGTTTTTATAAAAGACCAGAATTTTGAAATCTATCAAGGATTGCTTACCAAGAAATCTATTATTTTAAAAAAGGATAAAATTCAAAGTATTACTGTTTCTACAAATCCAATAAAAAAGACTCTAGGCATTTCTTTTATCACATTTAAACAAGCTGTTAGCGGTAAGGTAAGTGGAAAAAGAAAAGATAAATTAATACGTATTGTTGGTTGTAGGAGAACTCAGGTTAATAAGGTTAAAGAACTGCTTTTCAATTTTTCTGAAGTAGATCATTTAGAAAAAAAGCAGGTGCATGTTTATTTAAAAAAGAGAATGTATTTTTTGTCTTTTATACTTTTGTTGATATTAAACGGAGCTCTTTATCTTACTTTTTTAGATGGATTGGTTTTCTTAGGGAATGTTTTATTGGTTCCTTTATTTATCCTTTTTGTCAGTTTAATTTTCAATAAAAGATTTTATAAAATAAGCGATGATGTTTTGCTAGTTGGTTCTGGATTTTTTGACACTCATTTAACATATTTACCGTTTTTTAAGGTTCAAAATATTAAAATGATGCAAACTTTTTTTCAAGAAAGAAATAAGGTTGTAGATTTGGTCTTTCAAACCGCTTCTGGAGAAATTAAACTTCCTTGTATAGAAAAAAGCCAGGCGATAAAAATTTACAATTATACTTTATTTAAAGTGGAAAGTAGTACAGATTTATGGATGTAA
- a CDS encoding (Fe-S)-binding protein — protein MQYLPNIIFALALALGLSFFVMNIRKLFRNIKLGKEVNRTDKKPERLKNMMMIALGQSKMVKRPFSGALHIIVYVGFIIINIEVLEIIIDGLFGTHRVFQGLLGNGIYGFLIGVFEVLAVLVFVAVIVFWLRRNISNIKRFLSKEMKGWPKNDGNYILYFEMVLMTLFLVMNATDASFQQAGVGNTISQFIAPLFDGFSPEGLHTIERTAWWIHILGILVFLNYLYYSKHLHILLAFPNTYFANLNPKGQFTNLDSVTTEVKLMMDPDADPYAAPAEGAEEAIPEKFGASDVADLNWVQLLNAYTCTECGRCTSSCPANLTGKELSPRKIMMDTRDRLEEVGRNIDANKGVFVDDGKQLLNDYISPEELWACTSCNACVEECPVNIDPLSIIMDMRRYLVMEESAAPQELNMMMTNIENNGAPWQYNQQDRLNWANEE, from the coding sequence ATGCAATACTTACCAAACATAATCTTTGCTTTAGCATTAGCTTTAGGACTTAGTTTTTTTGTGATGAATATTCGCAAATTATTTAGAAATATAAAATTAGGAAAAGAGGTTAATCGTACGGATAAAAAGCCTGAGCGTTTAAAAAATATGATGATGATTGCTCTTGGGCAATCTAAAATGGTAAAAAGACCTTTTTCAGGAGCGCTTCACATTATTGTGTATGTTGGTTTTATCATTATAAATATAGAAGTTTTAGAAATTATTATTGATGGGTTATTTGGAACTCACAGAGTTTTTCAAGGGCTTTTAGGTAATGGTATATATGGATTTTTAATTGGTGTTTTCGAAGTATTAGCAGTCTTAGTTTTTGTAGCTGTTATTGTTTTTTGGTTACGTAGAAATATATCTAATATTAAACGTTTCTTAAGTAAGGAAATGAAAGGTTGGCCTAAAAATGATGGAAATTATATCCTTTATTTTGAAATGGTGTTAATGACATTGTTTTTGGTTATGAATGCTACAGACGCTAGTTTTCAGCAAGCAGGAGTAGGGAATACAATCAGTCAGTTTATAGCACCGTTATTTGATGGTTTTTCTCCAGAAGGTTTACATACAATAGAAAGAACTGCATGGTGGATTCATATTTTAGGAATTTTAGTTTTCTTAAACTACTTATATTACTCAAAACATTTACACATCTTATTAGCGTTTCCAAATACCTATTTTGCAAATTTAAACCCAAAAGGGCAGTTTACCAATTTAGATTCTGTTACTACAGAAGTAAAATTAATGATGGATCCAGATGCAGATCCTTATGCAGCTCCAGCTGAAGGAGCGGAAGAAGCAATTCCAGAAAAATTTGGAGCATCTGACGTTGCAGATTTAAACTGGGTACAATTATTAAACGCATACACCTGTACGGAGTGTGGTAGATGTACATCATCTTGTCCTGCAAACCTTACCGGAAAAGAATTATCACCAAGAAAAATCATGATGGATACTCGTGATCGTTTAGAAGAAGTTGGTAGAAATATCGATGCTAATAAAGGTGTTTTTGTTGATGATGGTAAACAATTATTAAACGATTATATTTCTCCAGAAGAACTTTGGGCGTGTACAAGTTGTAATGCTTGTGTAGAAGAATGTCCTGTAAACATAGATCCTCTTTCTATAATTATGGATATGAGAAGATATTTAGTAATGGAAGAAAGTGCAGCGCCACAAGAGTTAAATATGATGATGACAAACATCGAAAATAATGGAGCTCCTTGGCAATATAATCAACAAGACAGGTTAAACTGGGCTAACGAAGAGTAA
- a CDS encoding RidA family protein: MKKIITTTKAPAPIGPYNQAVLSGNTLYTSGQIAINPENGELVLSSIKEETTQVMENLKEVLAAADMTFENVIKTSIFISDMHNFGEINAIYGNYFNEEIAPARETVEVANLPKFVNVEISAIAIK; this comes from the coding sequence ATGAAAAAAATAATAACAACTACAAAAGCACCAGCTCCAATAGGACCATATAATCAAGCTGTATTAAGCGGAAATACTTTATACACTTCTGGTCAAATTGCCATCAATCCAGAAAATGGAGAATTGGTTTTATCTTCTATAAAAGAAGAAACAACTCAGGTTATGGAAAATCTAAAAGAAGTATTGGCTGCCGCTGATATGACTTTCGAAAACGTCATTAAAACTTCTATTTTTATTTCTGATATGCATAATTTCGGAGAAATAAATGCTATTTACGGAAACTATTTTAACGAAGAAATAGCTCCTGCAAGAGAAACCGTAGAAGTAGCTAACTTACCGAAGTTTGTAAATGTAGAAATAAGTGCAATTGCTATTAAATAG
- a CDS encoding putative LPS assembly protein LptD codes for MQTNLSYILLFCGIFFIEIGFSQELKSEEKTAITNVEKDSLFKSKRDSLALKNTDSISLDSIKPKETIEDIIVHVATDYTIQNAKDQTVTLYNEANITYTDIDLKAGLIVVDYKKNTLFAKGIIDSTGYVQRPIFKQGSQESEQDSIIYNFKTERALIYGLKTKQGEMFTYGEKTKRINDSTIYIRNIRFTTSEKKNPDYYIATDKAKLVPGKKIIVGTSNLVLADIPTPIFLPFAYFPITETSVSGFLIPSFDTGSSDRGIGFQNGGYYFAISDYMDLTVLGDVYSNGSWGSIISSNYRKRYRFNGSFSLNFENNISGIRGFDDYSKSNNFNIRWSHSQDAKASPNSSFSASVNLGSSKFFRESQNQYNIAETLTNTFNSSINYSKTFVGTPFNMNLTASHQQNTNTEAITMTLPSLTVNMNRIYPFAGKNGIQKTPIQKMGFNYTMQGQYLINTTDDEFFTPKMFETARSGMQHKTGTSTNIKAFKYFTLSPSANYEETWQFDYIQKDYDVTDNVVVTDTLRGFKSYREYNAGVSLSTNIYGTFNFKKGRLKTIRHTFRPSVSYSYRPDFKDKYIKQVQQSADATDLLDYTVYDQGIYGAPSSGLSNSIGISLNNVLEAKMAPKDPDSDEEDEKITILNNLNFSSSYNIAADSLRWSPVSFSAGTRLFKDKLSVNLSGSMDPYKVNSDGVRINEFNANILRLTNANLTANYSISSTDFDKDKKDKSKQSGNGGDNNVDVIGADINPTGRDNRNNAGNTEETDKKKETQLYKADIPWSINLAYSTNYTNNGIDGGSIGVHSIMFSGNLELSPKWKMGYSSGYDVKGGAFTFSRFNFTRDLDSWQFNFNWVPFGTNSSYTFFIGVKSSVLSDLKWDKSKPADRTLF; via the coding sequence TTGCAAACAAACCTATCATACATTCTTTTATTTTGCGGCATATTTTTTATAGAAATAGGCTTTTCTCAAGAACTAAAATCTGAAGAAAAAACAGCAATTACTAATGTTGAGAAAGATTCTCTATTTAAAAGTAAGAGAGATTCTTTGGCATTAAAAAACACAGATTCTATTTCTTTAGACTCTATAAAACCTAAAGAGACTATAGAAGACATTATTGTGCATGTTGCTACAGACTACACCATACAAAACGCAAAAGACCAAACGGTTACTCTTTATAACGAAGCAAACATCACGTATACAGATATTGATTTAAAAGCAGGTTTAATTGTTGTTGATTATAAGAAAAACACTCTTTTTGCAAAAGGAATTATAGATAGTACAGGCTATGTGCAACGTCCTATATTTAAACAAGGAAGTCAGGAATCTGAACAAGATTCTATTATCTATAATTTTAAAACTGAAAGAGCTTTAATCTACGGATTAAAAACAAAACAAGGAGAAATGTTTACGTATGGAGAAAAAACCAAACGTATAAATGACTCAACTATTTATATAAGAAACATTCGTTTTACGACTTCAGAGAAGAAGAATCCGGATTATTACATAGCAACTGACAAAGCTAAATTAGTGCCTGGAAAAAAGATTATTGTAGGAACTAGTAATTTAGTTTTAGCAGACATACCTACACCTATATTTTTACCTTTTGCCTATTTTCCAATAACAGAAACAAGTGTTTCGGGGTTTTTAATTCCGTCTTTTGATACTGGTAGTAGTGATAGAGGTATTGGTTTTCAGAACGGTGGTTATTACTTTGCTATTAGTGACTATATGGATTTAACGGTTTTAGGTGATGTGTATTCTAACGGAAGTTGGGGTTCAATAATATCGTCTAACTATAGAAAGCGGTACCGTTTTAATGGTTCTTTTAGTTTAAATTTCGAAAACAATATAAGTGGAATTAGAGGTTTTGATGATTATAGTAAATCTAACAATTTTAACATTAGATGGTCTCATAGTCAGGATGCTAAGGCGAGTCCTAATTCTAGTTTTTCTGCTTCTGTAAACCTAGGTAGTAGTAAGTTTTTTAGAGAATCTCAAAATCAATATAATATAGCAGAGACATTAACTAATACATTTAACTCTTCTATAAACTATAGCAAAACTTTTGTGGGTACGCCGTTTAACATGAACCTTACCGCTAGTCATCAACAAAATACAAATACAGAAGCTATAACAATGACTTTACCCTCATTAACGGTAAATATGAATAGGATATACCCATTTGCAGGAAAAAATGGTATACAAAAAACTCCTATTCAAAAAATGGGGTTTAATTACACCATGCAAGGTCAGTATTTAATTAACACTACAGATGATGAGTTTTTTACACCAAAAATGTTTGAAACAGCAAGATCTGGAATGCAACATAAAACAGGAACCAGTACTAACATAAAAGCCTTTAAATACTTTACATTATCTCCAAGTGCTAATTATGAAGAAACTTGGCAGTTTGATTATATTCAGAAAGATTATGATGTTACCGATAATGTTGTAGTAACTGACACGCTTAGAGGTTTTAAAAGCTACAGAGAGTACAATGCAGGAGTTAGTTTATCTACAAATATTTATGGTACTTTTAATTTTAAGAAAGGAAGATTAAAGACCATTCGTCATACTTTTAGACCTTCTGTTTCTTATTCTTACAGACCCGATTTTAAAGATAAATACATAAAACAAGTACAACAAAGTGCAGATGCTACAGACTTATTAGACTACACTGTTTATGACCAAGGTATTTATGGTGCTCCGTCTTCTGGATTAAGTAATTCTATCGGTATTTCTTTAAACAACGTTTTAGAAGCAAAAATGGCTCCCAAAGACCCAGATAGCGATGAGGAAGATGAAAAAATAACGATTTTAAATAATTTAAATTTTAGTAGTTCTTATAATATTGCCGCAGATAGTTTACGATGGTCTCCGGTTAGTTTTTCTGCAGGTACACGTTTGTTTAAAGATAAGTTATCTGTTAATTTAAGTGGTTCTATGGATCCTTATAAAGTAAATAGCGACGGTGTAAGAATTAACGAGTTTAATGCAAATATATTAAGATTAACAAATGCTAATTTAACTGCAAATTACTCTATATCTAGTACCGATTTTGATAAAGACAAAAAGGACAAATCTAAACAAAGCGGCAACGGAGGAGACAATAATGTAGATGTTATTGGTGCAGATATTAATCCTACTGGTAGAGATAATAGAAACAACGCTGGTAATACAGAAGAAACAGATAAAAAGAAAGAAACCCAGCTATATAAAGCTGACATCCCTTGGTCTATCAATTTAGCCTACTCTACTAATTATACAAATAATGGTATTGACGGCGGTAGTATTGGTGTACACAGTATTATGTTTAGTGGTAATTTAGAACTCTCTCCAAAATGGAAAATGGGCTATTCTTCTGGTTACGATGTTAAAGGAGGTGCTTTTACGTTTTCTAGATTCAATTTCACGAGAGATTTAGATAGCTGGCAATTTAATTTTAATTGGGTTCCTTTTGGTACAAATTCATCTTACACCTTTTTTATTGGTGTAAAATCTTCTGTCTTATCAGATCTTAAATGGGATAAAAGCAAACCTGCGGATAGAACGTTGTTTTAA
- the gap gene encoding type I glyceraldehyde-3-phosphate dehydrogenase: MIKIGINGFGRIGRLAFRSTVNRKDVQVVGINDLLDVDYLAYMLKYDSVHGAFDGTVDVKDGKLVVNGNEIRITAERNPADLKWDEIGAEYVIESTGFFLTEETAGKHLEAGAKKVVLSAPSKDHTPMFVMGVNNTELKADQKIFSNASCTTNCLSPIAKVLNDNWGISEGLMTTVHAATATQKTVDGPSMKDWRGGRSAIGNVIPSSTGAAKAVGKVIPALNGKLTGMAFRVPTMDVSVVDLTVKLEKPATYAEICAAMKAASESDAMKGVLGYTEDMVVSQDFVGDTRTSIFDAKAGIALNDNFVKVVSWYDNEMGYSTKIVDLIEYAASL, encoded by the coding sequence ATGATTAAAATAGGAATTAACGGATTTGGTAGAATTGGAAGATTAGCATTCAGATCTACAGTAAATAGAAAAGACGTACAAGTAGTAGGAATTAATGATTTATTAGACGTAGATTATTTAGCTTACATGTTAAAATACGATTCAGTTCACGGAGCATTTGATGGTACTGTTGATGTAAAAGACGGTAAGTTAGTTGTAAACGGAAACGAAATTAGAATTACAGCAGAAAGAAACCCAGCAGATTTAAAATGGGATGAAATTGGAGCTGAATATGTAATCGAATCTACAGGATTTTTCTTAACTGAAGAAACTGCAGGGAAGCACTTAGAAGCAGGAGCTAAAAAAGTAGTATTATCTGCACCTTCTAAAGATCATACACCAATGTTTGTTATGGGTGTTAACAATACAGAATTAAAAGCAGATCAAAAGATTTTTTCTAATGCATCTTGTACTACAAACTGTTTGTCTCCTATAGCAAAAGTATTAAACGATAACTGGGGTATCTCAGAAGGTTTAATGACAACTGTACATGCTGCAACTGCAACTCAAAAAACTGTTGATGGTCCTTCTATGAAAGACTGGAGAGGTGGGCGTTCTGCAATTGGTAACGTAATTCCTTCTTCAACTGGAGCTGCAAAAGCTGTTGGAAAAGTAATTCCTGCATTAAACGGAAAATTAACTGGTATGGCTTTTAGAGTTCCTACTATGGATGTTTCTGTTGTAGATTTAACTGTGAAGTTAGAAAAACCAGCAACGTATGCAGAAATTTGTGCTGCAATGAAAGCTGCTTCAGAAAGTGATGCAATGAAAGGTGTTTTAGGATACACTGAAGATATGGTAGTTTCTCAAGACTTTGTTGGAGATACTCGTACTTCTATCTTTGATGCTAAAGCTGGTATCGCATTAAACGATAACTTTGTAAAAGTTGTTTCTTGGTATGATAACGAAATGGGTTATTCAACTAAGATTGTTGATTTAATCGAATATGCTGCTTCTTTATAA
- a CDS encoding N-acetylmuramoyl-L-alanine amidase family protein has product MQIKENHKINIKVKNLLFFLFVFSFLMNPSLVFGQKEYVVVIDAGHGGKDPGNMGNGYKEKNIALKVALIVGKKLSKTSDIKVVYTRDDDVFIDLWKRGEIANHAKADLFLSIHCDSHTSNAYGAGTFVLGLRGNKKNLEIAKRENAAIFYEDNYEEKYKGFDSNSAESVIGLSLLQEENLDRSLAIASLIQHSFTSKLKRHDRKVKQDNFQVLRETIMPSVLVELGFLTNKTEGRYLNSKKGQEQMGTAITAAVLNYIGNLKLNTVNNNVSESKVVGNVEYKVQVASGKNKIETKAYNFKGLRDIERVPVGSFYKYYFGNTSNYSSVKQSLRVAKSKGYTSAFIVAFKNGEKISVQEALKIQ; this is encoded by the coding sequence ATGCAAATTAAAGAAAATCACAAAATTAATATCAAAGTTAAAAATCTTCTATTTTTTCTCTTTGTGTTCTCATTTTTAATGAACCCATCATTAGTCTTTGGGCAAAAAGAATATGTAGTTGTTATTGATGCAGGCCATGGTGGTAAAGACCCTGGTAACATGGGTAACGGTTATAAAGAGAAGAATATAGCGTTAAAAGTTGCGTTAATTGTCGGTAAAAAATTATCTAAAACGAGTGATATAAAAGTTGTTTATACCAGAGATGATGATGTTTTTATAGATTTATGGAAAAGAGGAGAAATAGCAAATCATGCAAAAGCAGACTTATTTCTGTCTATTCATTGCGACTCTCATACCTCTAATGCATACGGTGCTGGTACTTTTGTTTTAGGGTTAAGAGGTAATAAAAAGAACCTAGAAATTGCCAAAAGGGAAAATGCTGCCATTTTTTATGAAGATAATTATGAAGAGAAGTATAAAGGATTTGATTCTAATTCAGCAGAATCTGTAATCGGATTATCGCTTTTACAAGAAGAAAACTTAGATAGAAGTTTAGCAATTGCGAGTTTAATTCAACATAGTTTTACCTCTAAACTAAAAAGACACGATAGAAAGGTAAAGCAAGATAATTTTCAGGTTTTAAGAGAAACAATTATGCCAAGTGTTTTGGTGGAATTAGGTTTTTTAACTAATAAAACAGAAGGTAGATACCTAAACTCTAAAAAAGGTCAGGAACAAATGGGAACTGCCATTACAGCGGCTGTTTTAAATTATATAGGTAATTTAAAACTAAATACTGTAAACAATAATGTGTCAGAAAGCAAAGTAGTAGGTAATGTAGAATACAAAGTGCAAGTTGCTTCAGGAAAAAATAAAATAGAAACAAAAGCATATAATTTTAAAGGTTTAAGAGATATAGAAAGAGTTCCTGTGGGGAGTTTTTATAAATATTATTTTGGAAATACGTCTAACTATAGTAGTGTAAAACAATCTTTAAGGGTGGCAAAATCTAAAGGATATACATCTGCTTTTATTGTTGCTTTTAAGAATGGAGAAAAGATCTCTGTACAAGAAGCGCTTAAAATACAATAG